The following proteins are encoded in a genomic region of Mycolicibacterium confluentis:
- a CDS encoding universal stress protein, with protein MAGARGILVGADGSAPSKVAIDWAAREAASRNVPLTLVHVLTPAMMMMWPEVAMPPDYTRWQEEQGQEILHAAAQVAEEAAAGLQVRSEMPTGPTLATLIELTGDADLVVVGSRGRGALARGLLGSVSSGLVRHAHCPVAIIHDEDPLMDRPADAPIVVGIDGSPASEVATAIAFDLASRRGVELVAVHAISDSDLIESPRVDYATLEQKANEILGERLAGWGERYPDVRVRRVVEWARPANMLVREGEKAQVLVVGSHGRGGFAGMLLGSVASSVAQAARMPVIVARKP; from the coding sequence ATGGCCGGGGCTCGGGGAATTCTGGTGGGGGCCGACGGATCAGCCCCCTCAAAAGTCGCCATCGACTGGGCCGCGCGTGAGGCGGCGTCCCGCAACGTGCCGTTGACCCTGGTCCACGTGTTGACGCCGGCCATGATGATGATGTGGCCTGAGGTCGCGATGCCGCCGGACTACACGCGGTGGCAGGAGGAGCAGGGGCAGGAGATCCTGCACGCCGCGGCCCAGGTCGCTGAGGAGGCCGCCGCGGGACTGCAGGTTCGCAGCGAGATGCCGACCGGACCCACCCTGGCCACCCTGATCGAACTCACCGGGGACGCCGACCTGGTCGTGGTCGGTTCCCGCGGTCGGGGCGCCCTGGCCCGCGGACTGCTGGGGTCGGTGAGTTCGGGCCTGGTCCGGCATGCGCACTGTCCGGTGGCGATCATCCATGACGAGGATCCGTTGATGGACCGACCTGCCGACGCTCCCATTGTGGTCGGCATCGACGGCTCGCCGGCGTCGGAGGTGGCGACGGCCATTGCGTTCGACCTCGCGTCGCGACGCGGTGTCGAGCTCGTCGCGGTGCACGCCATCAGCGACTCCGATCTGATCGAGAGTCCGCGCGTCGACTACGCGACCCTGGAGCAGAAGGCGAACGAGATTCTCGGCGAGCGGTTGGCCGGGTGGGGCGAGCGTTACCCGGACGTGCGGGTGCGCCGGGTGGTGGAATGGGCCCGGCCGGCCAACATGCTGGTCAGGGAGGGTGAGAAGGCGCAGGTCCTGGTGGTCGGCAGTCATGGTCGCGGTGGCTTCGCCGGCATGCTGCTGGGTTCGGTGGCGTCCTCGGTGGCCCAAGCCGCGCGGATGCCGGTCATCGTCGCCCGCAAACCCTGA
- a CDS encoding bifunctional aminoglycoside phosphotransferase/ATP-binding protein has product MNVVPDTAAAVRETHSGMVVLVGDRAYKSKRPIVTDFLDFSTVALREQALAREWELNRRLAPQAYLGIAHLEGPGDGEREPILVMRRYPETARLSARVCSDAPGLDADLRAVAGVVAQFHAHARRGGEIDAAAKVPAVAARWSDNLDEMAVFADEVVDASTLQRVRELSTQFIAGRAVLFADRITLRRIVDGHADLLADDIFCVDDGPVLLDCLDFDDALRHVDGLDDAAFLAMDLEFLGRPDLAAEFLDEYCLRAGDSAPQSLRHFYIAYRALVRAKVDCIRFGQGVADARGDAVRHLEMSLSHLRAAIPQLILVGGGPGTGKTTLARSLAEQIGAQVISTDDVRKELVRDGVIDGAAGAIDSGLYTPENTAAVYRVVLRHAHSVLAAGGSVILDGTWLDAQERERARALATDAHAAMFEFACTVPLAEAQARIQGRTGSTSDATPEVAAAFDGRTEAVWQGAHVIDTAKPLSDAVARAADLCCVAI; this is encoded by the coding sequence ATGAACGTCGTGCCCGACACCGCCGCCGCCGTCCGCGAGACCCATTCCGGCATGGTGGTGTTGGTCGGTGACCGGGCCTACAAGTCCAAACGCCCCATCGTGACCGACTTCCTGGACTTCAGCACCGTCGCACTGCGGGAACAGGCGTTGGCGCGCGAGTGGGAGCTCAACAGGAGGCTGGCTCCGCAGGCCTATCTGGGCATCGCCCATCTCGAGGGTCCGGGCGACGGCGAGCGCGAGCCCATCCTGGTGATGCGGCGCTATCCCGAAACCGCCCGGCTCAGCGCGCGAGTGTGTTCGGATGCGCCCGGTCTGGACGCCGACCTGCGTGCTGTGGCGGGCGTTGTGGCGCAGTTCCACGCGCATGCCCGTCGTGGTGGTGAGATCGACGCGGCCGCCAAAGTGCCAGCGGTGGCCGCACGTTGGAGCGACAACCTGGACGAAATGGCGGTGTTCGCCGACGAGGTGGTCGACGCGTCGACGCTGCAGCGCGTGCGGGAACTCTCGACACAGTTCATCGCCGGACGGGCCGTCCTGTTCGCGGACCGGATCACCCTGCGGCGCATCGTCGACGGCCACGCCGACCTGCTGGCCGACGACATCTTCTGCGTCGACGACGGCCCGGTGCTGTTGGACTGCCTCGACTTCGACGACGCACTTCGGCACGTCGACGGACTCGACGACGCGGCGTTCCTGGCGATGGATCTCGAGTTCCTGGGCCGCCCCGACCTGGCCGCCGAGTTCCTCGACGAATACTGCCTGCGTGCCGGCGACTCGGCCCCGCAGTCGCTGCGTCACTTCTACATCGCCTACCGGGCGCTCGTGCGGGCCAAGGTCGACTGCATCCGCTTCGGCCAGGGTGTGGCCGACGCCCGCGGTGACGCCGTGCGGCACCTCGAGATGAGCCTGTCGCACCTGCGCGCCGCGATCCCACAACTGATCCTGGTGGGCGGTGGTCCCGGCACCGGTAAGACCACCTTGGCCCGGTCATTGGCCGAACAGATTGGGGCGCAGGTGATCTCCACCGATGACGTCCGCAAAGAACTGGTGCGCGACGGTGTCATCGACGGTGCTGCCGGTGCGATCGACTCCGGGTTGTACACACCGGAGAACACGGCGGCGGTGTACCGGGTGGTGCTGCGTCACGCACACAGCGTGCTCGCGGCCGGCGGATCGGTGATCCTGGACGGCACCTGGCTCGATGCTCAGGAGCGCGAACGGGCCCGCGCACTGGCGACCGACGCGCATGCGGCGATGTTCGAGTTCGCCTGCACGGTGCCGTTGGCCGAGGCGCAGGCGCGCATCCAGGGTCGGACCGGTTCGACCTCCGACGCCACACCCGAGGTCGCCGCGGCCTTCGATGGCCGCACCGAGGCGGTGTGGCAGGGCGCGCATGTCATCGACACCGCGAAGCCCCTCTCCGATGCCGTGGCGCGCGCGGCCGACCTGTGCTGCGTCGCGATCTGA
- a CDS encoding Acg family FMN-binding oxidoreductase, which produces MNRDSVDTELIKQAVTVASRAPSLHNSQPWLWIADGPELQLHLDRSRVIRHTDRGAREALISCGAVLDHLRIAMAAAGWQSFVDRFPNPNQPTHLASLDFRRTDSVAPATRDRASAILRRRTDRLPLLAPTDWALLEPVLRELVDGDAVRLDVIDDELRPELAAASRLSEAIRRNDAEYSAELDWWTGPFELDEGIPRRVLVSSAEADHVEVNRAFPVSGHGDRRSAVPRDHATILMLSTPGDTRSDALAAGEALSTVLLECTVAGLATCTVTHLTELDSGRALLSSLAGTSDPQVLIRVGAAPALHGAGAATPRRQLTDILRFRR; this is translated from the coding sequence ATGAACCGTGATTCGGTGGACACCGAACTGATCAAGCAGGCCGTCACGGTCGCCTCCAGGGCGCCGTCGCTGCACAACAGCCAGCCCTGGCTGTGGATCGCCGACGGACCCGAACTGCAGTTGCATCTCGACCGCAGCCGCGTCATCCGGCACACCGACCGCGGCGCACGGGAGGCGCTGATCAGCTGTGGCGCGGTCCTCGACCACCTGCGGATCGCGATGGCCGCGGCCGGCTGGCAGTCCTTCGTCGACCGGTTTCCCAACCCCAATCAGCCGACGCACCTGGCGTCCTTGGACTTCCGTCGCACCGACTCGGTGGCGCCGGCCACACGCGACCGGGCCAGTGCGATTCTGCGGCGGCGCACGGATCGGCTGCCGTTGCTGGCACCCACCGACTGGGCCCTTCTCGAGCCCGTGCTGCGTGAGCTCGTCGACGGTGACGCGGTACGCCTCGACGTGATCGACGACGAGCTGCGGCCCGAACTGGCCGCCGCGTCCCGGTTGAGTGAGGCGATCCGGCGCAACGACGCCGAGTATTCCGCCGAACTCGATTGGTGGACCGGACCTTTCGAGCTCGATGAAGGCATACCGCGCCGGGTGCTGGTGTCGTCGGCGGAGGCCGACCATGTGGAGGTGAACCGGGCCTTCCCGGTCAGCGGTCACGGCGACCGGCGCTCGGCGGTGCCACGCGATCACGCCACGATCCTGATGCTGTCGACTCCCGGCGACACTCGCTCAGATGCGCTCGCGGCGGGCGAAGCACTCTCGACGGTGCTGCTGGAGTGCACGGTGGCGGGACTGGCGACCTGTACGGTCACCCACCTGACCGAACTGGACTCCGGCCGCGCGCTGCTGTCCTCCCTGGCGGGTACAAGTGATCCGCAGGTGCTGATCCGGGTCGGCGCAGCGCCCGCACTGCACGGTGCGGGGGCCGCGACGCCGCGACGTCAGCTGACCGACATCCTGCGGTTCCGGCGTTAG
- a CDS encoding APC family permease, whose product MNESLHAIEERSGLQAKGLAEGKVGTFSGAILGISCVAPGYTLTASIGLIVAAVGLKMPAIFIAGFIPMFLTAYAYRELNSRAPDCGASFTWSTKAFGPYVGWMCGWGMVIASIIVLSNLAAIAVEFLYLFIAQVANNPGIADLAGNTAVNILTTLAFLALATWIACRGITTSERVQFVLVGFQMVVLVAFAVVAIAHVAGGDAPAGLSFDLDWFNPFSGLALGAFVIGVTGSIFAFWGWDTCLTLGEESKDPTKTPGRAGLLCVISILLTYLLVAVAVMMYAGVGGTGLGLGNEENSDNVFGALAEPVLGNWGGLLLFLAVFMSSIASLQTTFLPVARAMLAMGAYGAFPKRFAQVHPRYLVPVFATVTAGVVTGVFYTIVSLLSESTLLDTIAALGIMICWYYGITAFACIWYFRRELFASAHNAVFKFLFPLLGGLILAAVFVISVYESMNPENGSGAAIGGIGLVFFMGFGILALGVVLMFVMRVRSPGFFQGETLRRDTPAVRETAV is encoded by the coding sequence GTGAACGAATCACTGCATGCCATCGAGGAGCGCAGCGGGCTCCAGGCCAAAGGACTGGCCGAGGGCAAGGTCGGCACCTTCTCCGGGGCCATCCTCGGAATCTCCTGTGTGGCACCCGGTTACACCCTGACCGCCAGCATCGGGCTGATCGTCGCGGCCGTGGGACTGAAGATGCCCGCCATCTTCATCGCGGGCTTCATTCCGATGTTCCTGACCGCGTACGCGTATCGCGAACTGAACTCGCGGGCACCCGACTGCGGCGCCTCGTTCACGTGGTCCACCAAGGCGTTCGGACCCTACGTCGGCTGGATGTGCGGGTGGGGCATGGTGATCGCCTCGATCATCGTGCTGTCGAACCTGGCGGCGATCGCCGTTGAGTTCCTGTACCTGTTCATCGCGCAGGTGGCCAACAATCCGGGGATCGCCGACCTGGCCGGGAACACCGCCGTCAACATCCTCACCACGTTGGCGTTCCTGGCCCTGGCGACCTGGATCGCGTGCCGTGGCATCACGACGAGTGAGCGGGTGCAGTTCGTGCTCGTGGGCTTCCAGATGGTGGTCTTGGTCGCCTTCGCGGTCGTCGCGATCGCCCACGTGGCTGGCGGCGACGCCCCCGCGGGGCTGAGCTTCGACCTCGACTGGTTCAACCCGTTCTCCGGACTTGCGTTGGGTGCCTTCGTGATCGGTGTCACCGGCTCGATCTTCGCGTTCTGGGGTTGGGACACGTGCCTGACGCTCGGTGAGGAGTCCAAGGACCCCACCAAGACCCCGGGGCGGGCCGGACTGCTCTGCGTGATCTCGATTCTGCTGACCTACCTGCTGGTCGCGGTCGCGGTGATGATGTACGCCGGAGTGGGAGGGACGGGCCTGGGACTGGGCAACGAGGAGAACTCCGACAACGTCTTCGGGGCCCTGGCCGAACCGGTCCTCGGCAACTGGGGCGGACTGCTGCTGTTCCTGGCGGTGTTCATGTCCTCGATCGCGAGCCTGCAGACGACGTTCCTTCCTGTGGCGCGTGCCATGCTCGCGATGGGTGCCTACGGCGCGTTCCCGAAGAGGTTCGCCCAGGTCCACCCGCGCTATCTGGTCCCCGTGTTCGCCACGGTGACTGCGGGCGTGGTGACCGGCGTGTTCTACACGATCGTGAGTCTGCTGTCGGAGTCGACGCTGCTGGACACCATTGCGGCGCTGGGAATCATGATCTGCTGGTACTACGGCATCACCGCATTCGCCTGCATCTGGTACTTCCGCAGGGAGTTGTTCGCCAGCGCACACAATGCGGTGTTCAAATTCCTGTTCCCGTTGTTGGGCGGGCTGATTCTGGCGGCGGTGTTCGTGATCTCGGTCTACGAGAGCATGAATCCCGAGAACGGCAGTGGTGCTGCGATCGGTGGTATCGGCCTGGTGTTCTTCATGGGCTTCGGCATTCTCGCCCTCGGTGTGGTGTTGATGTTCGTCATGCGGGTACGCAGTCCGGGCTTCTTCCAGGGGGAGACGCTGCGACGCGACACCCCGGCAGTTCGCGAGACCGCCGTCTAA
- a CDS encoding universal stress protein — MKLVVGYLATPGGADALALGIRLARSLGAQLEICLILPPGKLPALGGAPASYDQLVAEQADQWLADAVAQVPPGVVARGHRLFSDSFAQGLIDEVVRLQADALVVGGAGGGLVGSFSLGSVVNELLYSAPVPVAVAPRGIRESKVATVREVTCAVGERAGADLLLQTAVRFCAAAGTPLRLASLVALDPVFGSLRGDGEAIREHALNHARLTLESAKNELPEGFPITATVADASSVEEAVGRLEWHDGDLIMVGSSRLSAPHRLFLGSTAAKMLRVLDVPMIVVPRDQLSEEDLL, encoded by the coding sequence ATGAAGTTGGTGGTCGGTTATCTGGCGACGCCAGGCGGCGCTGACGCCCTGGCTCTGGGCATCCGGTTGGCGCGCAGTCTCGGTGCGCAACTGGAGATCTGCCTGATCCTTCCCCCCGGCAAGCTGCCTGCCCTCGGCGGGGCGCCGGCCAGCTATGACCAACTGGTCGCCGAACAGGCCGATCAATGGTTGGCCGACGCCGTCGCGCAGGTGCCGCCCGGCGTGGTGGCCCGAGGGCACCGGCTGTTCTCGGATTCGTTCGCGCAGGGGCTCATCGACGAGGTCGTTCGACTTCAGGCCGACGCGCTCGTGGTCGGCGGGGCCGGCGGCGGACTGGTCGGCAGCTTCTCGCTGGGTTCGGTGGTCAACGAACTCCTCTACAGCGCACCCGTGCCTGTGGCGGTCGCACCGCGCGGTATCCGGGAGTCCAAGGTCGCCACCGTCCGGGAGGTCACCTGCGCTGTCGGCGAACGGGCCGGCGCGGACCTGCTGCTGCAGACTGCGGTGCGCTTCTGTGCCGCGGCCGGGACTCCGCTTCGGTTGGCGTCGCTGGTGGCGCTGGACCCAGTGTTCGGGTCGCTGCGCGGTGACGGCGAAGCCATCCGGGAACACGCGCTCAACCATGCCCGCCTGACCCTGGAGTCAGCGAAGAACGAACTGCCCGAAGGCTTCCCGATCACCGCCACGGTGGCGGACGCGTCCTCGGTTGAGGAGGCGGTCGGAAGGCTGGAATGGCATGACGGTGACCTGATCATGGTCGGGTCCAGCCGGCTCAGTGCACCCCACCGGTTGTTCCTCGGTTCCACAGCAGCCAAGATGTTGCGCGTGCTGGACGTGCCGATGATTGTCGTCCCCCGAGACCAGCTCAGTGAAGAGGATCTGCTGTGA